One genomic segment of Hordeum vulgare subsp. vulgare chromosome 2H, MorexV3_pseudomolecules_assembly, whole genome shotgun sequence includes these proteins:
- the LOC123429731 gene encoding uncharacterized protein LOC123429731, translating to MASRNTALVFLLALLLSYVAMSSAARNLQEQEQETAPPTMKEEPSSAPHLTVPGLPDYELPLMPKFELPPFPEMHLPPFPGTPWKPAARTPTLTGFFFPQPEPEASP from the coding sequence ATGGCCTCGAGGAACACCGCCCTCGTGTTCCTCCTGGCACTGCTCCTCTCGTACGTCGCCATGAGCAGCGCGGCGAGAAAcctgcaggagcaggagcaggagacgGCTCCGCCCACGATGAAAGAAGAGCCGTCGTCCGCGCCACACCTGACCGTGCCGGGGCTGCCAGACTACGAGCTGCCGCTGATGCCCAAGTTTGAGCTCCCGCCGTTCCCAGAGATGCACCTGCCGCCGTTCCCGGGAACGCCGTGGAAGCCGGCGGCGCGTACGCCCACCCTTACCGGGTTCTTCTTCCCACAGCCGGAGCCCGAGGCCAGTCCATGA